The DNA sequence GGTCCTGACAGCGTGTGCGGCGATATACTGATCTAGGGTCGGCTGACAGAATACCTCTGATGGCTTCCACTGCTTCTTCTGCTCCTTTCAAGAACCGGAACTTTGGTCTTGTACGGTCTATGAATCAAAAATCAATTAGAAATATTACGGAGGCCTTCGTTAGAAAGAAAACATCAGAAAGACCTAATACCTGTACTGTCACAGGGCACAAACTCTTTGAGCTCTTGCTCAGCATTTGCGGTGAAGCGCACATCTAGGTCGCTGACGGGGGGTGCCCTGACCCAGGCAGCGATGGTACCGTAGTCCTCGCATCCAAACTTAAGACTGGATGAACTCAGACGGGTCGTTGTCACTGAAGCGCATTCAGGAGAATCTGTTTGTCGGTCTTCTGGACTTTCAGTGAAAAGCTGTTGCTGTTTGACATAGTCTTTCACCTCTGCTAACACATCAGTCACATCACCGGATCCAAACCTTTCTGCCGAAGCTCCAGATGAACAAGCTCTGATCTCCGAGGAGGGTTCGGATGATCTCTCTGAGCCGTTTGCTTCTTCATCTAGATCCAGGGGCATCTGAGAGTCTGTGGACGGCGATGCTGGTCTGTATTCACGGTTGGTATCATCTCTTCTTGTTTTTGGAGAATCGTAATCTGGAATATATGGCTTGATGTCTAGCACAGGTGTTCCAGCAATCATATCGACGCCAGACAAGTGAAGTGTATCCTCTTGAAAATCAAACCATAAAAGGGATTACTGTATTGCTATGTCCAGCATGATAACTCATTCTCATCTGGTAAAGTATCAT is a window from the Puntigrus tetrazona isolate hp1 chromosome 1, ASM1883169v1, whole genome shotgun sequence genome containing:
- the trmo gene encoding tRNA (adenine(37)-N6)-methyltransferase isoform X2; amino-acid sequence: MDGAIRAHKKQMSSLQSTLTGYKHQEPAHSVNSSPAPAQIRQLLEQGRIHTIPIGYINSCFAVKNGTPRQPTVCSSSRASLKIQPSVFNNPEHSLVGLEQYSHIWIIFLFHKNGQMSYKAKVKPPRLNGRRVGVYSTRSPHRPNALGLTLAKLEGITEDTLHLSGVDMIAGTPVLDIKPYIPDYDSPKTRRDDTNREYRPASPSTDSQMPLDLDEEANGSERSSEPSSEIRACSSGASAERFGSGDVTDVLAEVKDYVKQQQLFTESPEDRQTDSPECASVTTTRLSSSSLKFGCEDYGTIAAWVRAPPVSDLDVRFTANAEQELKEFVPCDSTDRTRPKFRFLKGAEEAVEAIRGILSADPRSVYRRTRCQDRLFFFTLDTADITCWFGDGFAEVVRVKPMQREELTNVV